One part of the Sorangiineae bacterium MSr11954 genome encodes these proteins:
- a CDS encoding xanthine dehydrogenase family protein subunit M, whose protein sequence is MNPFGYVRPTDEASARKAAASPGAECIAGGTGVVDLVRLGVHEPSRLIDLNALPWAAIEARPNGALFVGALVKNSDVAWHPQVRARFPVLSEALLSGASPQLRNMASVGGNLLQRTRCTYFRDVGVPACNKRKPGSGCAALDGYVRMHAVLGGSEHCIAVHPSDMCVALVALDAVVHVRGSEGERSVPIGDFHVVPGAHPEVETVLARGELVSGITLPATRLAARSAYVKVRDRASYAFALASAAVALHLEGGVVRDARIALGGVATKPWRSREAEQRLIGQAPQRSAFERAAAAAVEGARTRPGNAFKVALAQRVIVRALERAGGMA, encoded by the coding sequence ATGAACCCATTTGGCTATGTGCGTCCCACGGACGAAGCGTCGGCGCGAAAGGCGGCGGCCTCGCCCGGCGCCGAGTGCATCGCCGGCGGGACGGGGGTGGTCGACCTGGTGCGGCTGGGCGTGCACGAACCGTCGCGCTTGATCGATCTGAACGCGCTCCCGTGGGCGGCCATCGAGGCGCGGCCGAACGGGGCGCTCTTCGTGGGGGCGCTGGTCAAAAATAGCGACGTGGCGTGGCACCCCCAGGTGCGGGCGCGCTTTCCGGTTTTGTCGGAGGCGCTGCTGTCCGGCGCGTCGCCCCAGCTGCGCAACATGGCCTCCGTGGGCGGAAATCTGCTTCAGCGAACGCGCTGCACATACTTTCGCGACGTGGGGGTACCGGCGTGCAACAAGCGCAAGCCGGGCTCGGGCTGCGCGGCCCTGGACGGGTATGTGCGCATGCACGCGGTGCTGGGCGGGAGCGAGCACTGCATCGCGGTGCACCCCTCGGACATGTGCGTGGCGTTGGTGGCGCTCGATGCGGTGGTGCACGTGCGCGGATCCGAGGGCGAGCGCTCGGTGCCCATCGGCGATTTTCATGTCGTCCCGGGCGCGCATCCGGAGGTCGAGACGGTGCTGGCGCGCGGGGAGCTGGTGAGCGGCATCACCCTTCCCGCCACGCGCTTGGCGGCGCGATCGGCTTACGTGAAGGTGCGCGATCGGGCGTCGTACGCCTTTGCGCTGGCCTCGGCGGCGGTGGCGCTGCACCTCGAGGGCGGCGTGGTTCGGGATGCGCGCATCGCCCTCGGCGGTGTGGCCACCAAGCCATGGCGCAGCCGGGAGGCCGAGCAACGGCTGATCGGGCAAGCTCCGCAGCGTTCGGCGTTCGAGCGGGCGGCCGCGGCCGCCGTGGAAGGAGCGCGCACCCGGCCGGGCAACGCGTTCAAGGTCGCGCTCGCGCAGCGGGTGATCGTGCGCGCGCTGGAGAGGGCGGGAGGTATGGCGTGA
- a CDS encoding xanthine dehydrogenase family protein molybdopterin-binding subunit, whose translation MSASNVGKGIDRIDARLKVTGKAVFPAETGVANVAHAVVVTSTIARGRITTFDAREAERAPGVLSVMSHLNAPKLPGIDKKTSPNDRAHQLFQDDAVRFNDQPIAVVVADTLERARHAARLVVVRYAGSASTVDMTAELPRAYKPATSRFELDSNRGDREAGLAAAKVRVEQTYTTPTEHHNPMEPHAAIAIWHAGDRATLYVTTQGIFAVRDRFALLFGIPKENVRVISHYVGGGFGCKGSPWSYIAMAAMAAKLTGRGVKLVLSRQQMFSLVGHRSHTVQKVALGADANGKLTVIAHDVISATSRVDEFVEPAALQTRKLYACPNVSTSHRLVRLDIPTPTFTRAPGEAPGTFALESAMDELAYALGLDPIELRLRNYADEDPDEKKPWSSKSLRDCYRRGAEQFGWSRRTAAPRSMRDGRWLVGWGMATATYPAHQRAASAIARVRADGSALVQAGSQDIGTGTYTIMTQIAADALTLPLDQVRFELGDTALPETPNSGGSSTAASVGSAVKMAGLAVRKKLAEAAAADPRSPLHGLALDAIDAADGALFAKADRARRDPFAAIVARSGGREIVAKVDNREKADRKRYATHSFGAQFAEVKVDEELGVVRVSRFVGAFAAGTILNAKTAASQLQGGIIWGIGLALHEHTWRDERSGRIATRDLADYHVPVHADVPRIEIVTVDEVDPYVNEVGAKGVGEIGITGVGAAIANAVYHATGRRIRDLPITPDKLL comes from the coding sequence GTGAGCGCATCGAACGTGGGCAAAGGCATCGACCGCATCGATGCGCGGCTGAAGGTCACCGGCAAGGCGGTCTTCCCCGCGGAGACGGGCGTGGCCAACGTGGCGCACGCCGTGGTGGTGACCAGCACCATCGCGCGCGGCCGCATCACCACGTTCGACGCGCGGGAGGCCGAGCGCGCACCCGGGGTGCTCTCCGTGATGTCGCACCTCAATGCGCCCAAGCTCCCCGGCATCGACAAAAAGACGAGCCCCAACGATCGGGCGCACCAGCTCTTTCAGGACGATGCGGTTCGCTTCAACGATCAACCCATCGCGGTGGTGGTCGCCGATACGCTGGAGCGCGCGCGCCACGCGGCGCGCCTGGTGGTCGTACGCTACGCGGGCAGCGCGTCCACCGTGGACATGACGGCGGAGTTGCCGCGCGCGTACAAGCCGGCCACCTCGCGCTTCGAGCTGGACTCGAACCGCGGCGATCGGGAGGCGGGGCTCGCGGCGGCCAAGGTTCGGGTCGAGCAAACGTATACGACGCCGACCGAGCACCACAACCCCATGGAGCCGCACGCCGCCATCGCCATCTGGCACGCGGGCGACCGGGCCACCCTCTATGTGACGACCCAAGGCATCTTCGCGGTGCGCGATCGGTTTGCGCTTCTCTTCGGCATCCCAAAGGAGAACGTACGGGTCATTTCGCATTACGTGGGCGGCGGCTTTGGGTGCAAGGGATCGCCTTGGTCGTACATCGCCATGGCGGCCATGGCCGCCAAGCTGACGGGGCGCGGTGTGAAGCTGGTCTTGAGCCGGCAGCAGATGTTCTCCCTGGTCGGGCATCGATCGCACACGGTGCAAAAGGTGGCGCTCGGCGCCGATGCGAACGGAAAGCTGACCGTCATCGCCCACGACGTGATCTCGGCCACATCGCGGGTCGACGAGTTCGTGGAGCCGGCCGCGCTCCAGACGCGAAAGCTCTACGCGTGCCCCAACGTGAGCACCTCGCACCGGCTGGTGCGGCTCGATATCCCCACGCCGACATTTACGCGCGCGCCGGGTGAGGCGCCTGGCACCTTTGCGCTGGAGTCGGCGATGGACGAGCTCGCGTATGCGCTCGGCTTGGATCCCATCGAGCTGCGGCTGCGCAACTACGCGGACGAGGATCCGGACGAGAAGAAGCCTTGGTCGAGCAAATCCCTTCGCGACTGCTACCGTCGCGGGGCGGAGCAGTTCGGCTGGTCGCGCAGGACGGCCGCGCCGCGCTCGATGCGGGATGGGCGCTGGCTGGTCGGCTGGGGAATGGCGACCGCCACCTACCCTGCGCACCAGCGCGCGGCCTCGGCGATCGCGCGGGTGCGCGCCGATGGGAGCGCGCTCGTGCAGGCCGGCTCGCAAGACATCGGCACCGGGACGTACACGATCATGACGCAGATCGCGGCGGACGCGCTGACCTTGCCGCTGGACCAGGTGCGCTTCGAGCTGGGCGATACGGCGCTCCCGGAGACGCCCAACTCGGGCGGGTCGTCGACGGCGGCCAGCGTGGGCTCGGCGGTCAAAATGGCGGGGCTCGCGGTTCGGAAGAAGCTCGCGGAGGCGGCGGCGGCCGATCCGCGCTCGCCGCTCCATGGGCTCGCGCTCGACGCCATCGACGCGGCGGACGGCGCTCTCTTCGCCAAGGCGGATCGCGCGCGGCGGGATCCGTTCGCGGCGATCGTGGCGCGCAGCGGGGGCCGCGAGATCGTGGCCAAGGTCGACAATCGGGAGAAGGCGGACCGCAAACGCTATGCGACGCACTCCTTCGGCGCGCAGTTCGCCGAGGTCAAGGTGGACGAGGAGCTCGGCGTGGTTCGCGTGAGCCGCTTCGTGGGGGCTTTTGCGGCGGGGACGATCCTGAACGCCAAGACCGCGGCGAGCCAGCTCCAGGGCGGTATCATCTGGGGCATCGGGCTCGCCCTGCACGAGCACACCTGGCGCGACGAGCGGAGCGGGCGCATCGCCACCCGGGATCTCGCCGACTACCACGTGCCGGTTCACGCGGACGTGCCGCGCATCGAGATCGTGACCGTCGACGAGGTCGATCCCTACGTGAACGAGGTCGGCGCCAAAGGCGTGGGCGAAATTGGGATCACCGGCGTGGGCGCGGCCATCGCCAACGCCGTGTACCACGCCACCGGGCGCCGCATCCGCGATTTGCCGATCACGCCCGACAAGCTGCTTTGA
- a CDS encoding Uma2 family endonuclease — translation MANAVKRGLCTWEDLAAIPQDQRYHEIIDGEIVRKAQASYEHGDAQSWLVATLKPPFARRPGGPGPGGWWIATEVDVELELHQVYRPDVVGWRRERVPERPTGVPIRIRPDWVCEVLSPNNTRNDTVRKMRGYYRAAIPHYWLVDPMAETLTVYRWNAEAYMLVLTAERGERVRAEPFDAIELDVGLLFGDDPKD, via the coding sequence AGGGCTTTGCACTTGGGAGGACTTGGCCGCCATTCCCCAGGACCAGCGCTATCACGAGATCATCGACGGAGAGATCGTCCGCAAAGCGCAAGCTTCCTACGAGCACGGCGATGCGCAGTCGTGGTTGGTCGCGACACTCAAACCACCGTTCGCGCGTCGTCCCGGCGGGCCAGGGCCGGGAGGATGGTGGATCGCCACGGAGGTCGACGTCGAGCTCGAGCTACACCAAGTGTATCGGCCCGACGTCGTGGGTTGGCGGCGCGAGCGAGTGCCCGAGCGTCCCACCGGCGTCCCGATTCGAATCCGACCCGACTGGGTCTGCGAGGTCCTATCGCCGAACAACACCCGCAACGACACCGTACGGAAGATGCGCGGCTATTATCGCGCCGCCATCCCGCACTATTGGCTGGTCGATCCCATGGCCGAGACGTTGACCGTGTACCGCTGGAACGCCGAGGCGTACATGCTCGTGCTGACCGCGGAACGGGGCGAGCGCGTGCGCGCGGAGCCGTTCGACGCCATCGAGCTCGACGTCGGTCTGCTGTTCGGCGACGACCCGAAGGACTGA